One Amblyomma americanum isolate KBUSLIRL-KWMA chromosome 8, ASM5285725v1, whole genome shotgun sequence DNA window includes the following coding sequences:
- the LOC144101515 gene encoding uncharacterized protein LOC144101515 — MGDIPQLFGIYPPNPISSPAEHIVGMANVVSKFDEWAEDLNKTGLCFSLTTACNAVRITGGDFSYNLKPEPKDYERYSRRRIAAESNMSSEVSASKHAEGDAAETKILHIEEKTVFCDLPKHVESKIKILLDTHNASRCVVLDDIGDDSDSVEIDGNDIPPHSFLKIIAGEMTRRFGPAFPPDYY; from the exons ATGGGTGATATCCCTCAGCTGTTCGGAATATATCCTCCGAACCCTATATCCTCGCCGGCAGAACACATTGTGGGCATG GCTAACGTTGTGAGCAAGTTTGACGAGTGGGCGGAAGACCTCAATAAGACAGGTCTCTGCTTTTCGTTAACCACTGCGTGCAACGCTGTACGCATCACCGGCGGCGATTTCTCGTACAACCTGAAGCCAGAGCCGAAGGACTACGAGAGATACAGCCGAAGGAGG ATAGCTGCAGAATCAAATATGAGCAGCGAGGTTTCCGCGAGCAAACATGCCGAAGGAGACGCGGCCGAAACGAAAATTTTGCACATTGAAGAAAAGACCGTTTTTTGTGACCTGCCTAAACACGTTGAAAGCAAG ataAAAATATTGCTCGACACTCACAACGCCAGCAGGTGCGTTGTACTGGATGATATTGGCGATGACAGCGACTCCGTCGAAATAGACGGAAATGACATACCTCCCCATTCTTTCCTGAAGATTATCGCAGGAGAAATGACACGGCGCTTCGGTCCGGCGTTTCCGCCAGACTACTACTGA
- the LOC144101517 gene encoding uncharacterized protein LOC144101517, whose amino-acid sequence MPTDEKAGGKAPDVVPPADQAAATSTAVVPYEEKGSVKITVDVPPVDKPGAAPPRKPGFFSRWFGSKKAPAPIEATKAKTTDEPFVAVVPEEHPGGTVSIDMPTVDEPSRKTSTEVPSPHITSEVVSVDVTSLEKPAEKIEAGVLSAEKPIGEIEGGVFPADKPSGAATVEMFSTDKAVEKTEAQKSGGKTTVDVLSADRPESTVKQISGSANRLVFLVVAFLLVIVIIGLIGALLGRPGKNCDKIDKPQPHVTPDQKPSRNYTLVCVFEYLRGSLWSKDIQCTDYVFIRMFSLGTNKGNEFSFEKNVAEFKNLSSVDYQAALELEEGIRDNFAEARVRFSHATWYIGMWGAVYTRLR is encoded by the exons atgcccactgacgAAAAGGCAGGTGGCAAGGCTCCCGACGTGGTCCCTCcggcagatcaagcagctgccaCCAGCACCGCTGTTGTGCCTTACGAGGAAAAGGGAAGTGTAAAGATCACCGTCGATGTGCCACCGGTGGATAAGCCGGG GGCAGCTCCACCACGCAAACCAGGattcttttctcgctggtttggCTCGAAAAAGGCGCCAGCGCCGATCGAAGCGACGAAGGCAAAAACTACAGACG AGCCCTTTGTCGCTGTGGTTCCGGAGGAACACCCGGGTGGCACGGTCAGCATAGACATGCCTACGGTAGATGAACCAAGTAGGAAGACAAGCACCGAGGTGCCTTCGCCGCATATAACAAGCGAGGTAGTTAGCGTGGATGTGACCTCACTGGAGAAGCCAGCTGAGAAGATTGAGGCCGGCGTGCTTTCTGCCGAGAAACCAATTGGAGAAATTGAGGGTGGTGTCTTCCCTGCTGATAAGCCAAGCGGTGCGGCGACTGTGGAAATGTTTTCGACGGATAAGGCAGTTGAGAAGACCGAGGCTCAAAAATCCGGTGGGAAGACTACCGTTGATGTGCTTTCGGCGGACAGACCAGA GTCAACCGTGAAGCAAATCTCCGGTTCCGCCAACCGACTTGTCTTCCTTGTCGTCGCCTTTCTTCTGGTGATTGTAATCATTGGTTTGATTGGAGCACTTTTAG GACGCCCTGGGAAGAATTGTG ATAAGATCGACAAGCCGCAGCCTCACG TTACACCAGACCAGAAACCAAGCC GCAACTACACACTTGTCTGCGTATTCGAGTACTTGCGGGGCTCCCTGTGGAGCAAAGACATCCAGTGCACAGACTACGTGTTCATCCGTATGTTCAGCCTTGGAACGAACAAGGGGAACGAGTTCTCCTTTGAAAAAAACGTTGCAG AATTTAAAAATCTCTCAAGCGTGGACTACCAAGCAGCACTGGAGCTTGAAGAAGGCATCAGAGACAATTTTGCGGAAGCGCGTGTGCGTTTCTCCCACGCCACCTGGTATATTGGCATGTGGGGAGCTGTTTATACACGCTTGAGGTAA